The Thermotoga sp. Ku-13t genomic sequence CTATCGTTTTGCCTTTGCTCTCTGGCATGTCGACAGGTATAACACACGCAGCGGTGGGCATATCGTACCCTGTGGTTCTGGGTATGGGTGGCGGAGAAATTGGACTTCTGATATATGTATTCTCCGTTCTCGGAGTGTTGCTCTCACCGGTACATCTGTGCCTAGTCCTGACACTGAAATACTTCAGGGTAGATTTATCGAAAACTATTCTGAGGATGTTACCGTTGGTTCTCTTGACTGGTCTAGTAGGGTATTTTTTTTATGGATGAGGTGAAGCGCATGGCTAAGTTCATTGGGAAACTTTTCCCTCCCGAGTCACCTTTGAAGCTGCTGTACGATCACGCGAAGTTAGTCGAAAAAGCTGCGGAACAGATCACGGTGGCACTGGAAAAGTTTTTCCGCAACGAGCCTCTCGATGAACTGGTTCGGATGATCGACCAGCTTGAAAACGAAGCAGACGAGATAAAGATCAGGATCAGAGAGGTGTATTCGAGGTTGAAGTTTGTCTACTTCGACAGGGTTGATCTATTGCTGATACTTCACGACCAGGATGCCGTGATCGACGCCGTGGATGACTTTGTGAAACTACTCTTCATATATAGGTTCGATAAGCCCCTGCAGAAAGAATTGATGGATATGCTTTTCGAGCTTGCTGAGAAAGTTCAGGATGCAGTCAAGTTCATGGTGGAGTCCGTTCGGGAGCTGTCGAAGCTCGTCGAATCTGCTTTCTCCCCAGTGGTTGCCAGCGAGGAGAACATGCTCGCACAGAGGGTCGAGTCCGATGAAAGTGGAACGGACAGATTGTCACTTGCCCTCGCCAAGAAGATCTTCTCGCTCAAAAACGTGCTCCATCCGGTGGACATCATGTATCTTGAAAAAATCACGCGATTGTTAACCCGATCTGCGGACCATGCGGAGAATGTCGCTGAAAGGATTAGGATGCTCGCCAGAAGCTGAGGAGTGATCAAAGTGATGGTGTTCATAGCGTTCGTCATAGGCTTCATCATGGCCTTCTCCATAGGCGCAAACGACGTGGCGAATTCCATGTCCACGGCGGTAGGTGCGCGAGCAATAGCTGTCAG encodes the following:
- a CDS encoding DUF47 family protein, translating into MAKFIGKLFPPESPLKLLYDHAKLVEKAAEQITVALEKFFRNEPLDELVRMIDQLENEADEIKIRIREVYSRLKFVYFDRVDLLLILHDQDAVIDAVDDFVKLLFIYRFDKPLQKELMDMLFELAEKVQDAVKFMVESVRELSKLVESAFSPVVASEENMLAQRVESDESGTDRLSLALAKKIFSLKNVLHPVDIMYLEKITRLLTRSADHAENVAERIRMLARS